The proteins below are encoded in one region of Aquisphaera giovannonii:
- a CDS encoding OsmC family protein produces MKTYGSAVWQGGLKDGVGAISTRSGALKNYPYGFAARFEGKPGTNPEELIGAAHAGCFTMALSLILGEAGLTAERMETRADVTLDKQGDGFAITAVHLTLKAKIPGADRAKFEELTGKAKAGCPVSKLLKAEITLDATLEE; encoded by the coding sequence ATGAAGACCTACGGATCGGCGGTGTGGCAGGGCGGGTTGAAGGACGGCGTGGGGGCCATCTCCACTCGCAGCGGCGCCCTGAAGAACTATCCCTACGGCTTCGCCGCCCGGTTCGAGGGCAAGCCCGGCACCAACCCGGAGGAGCTCATCGGCGCCGCGCACGCCGGCTGCTTCACCATGGCGCTGTCCCTGATCCTGGGCGAGGCCGGCCTCACCGCGGAGCGGATGGAGACGCGGGCCGACGTCACGCTGGACAAGCAGGGCGACGGCTTCGCCATCACGGCCGTCCACCTGACCCTCAAGGCGAAGATCCCCGGCGCCGACCGGGCGAAGTTCGAGGAGCTCACCGGCAAGGCCAAGGCCGGCTGCCCGGTGTCCAAGCTCCTCAAGGCGGAGATCACCCTGGACGCGACGCTGGAGGAGTGA